The nucleotide window AGTGGCAGCCATCACACAAATGATCCTGTGTCTGTTTACTGATAAAGATGTTAGAGTCTCTAAACTCTAAAGTCTGTAGGGACCTGGGCACTGAATATCACCAGGGAACTGGCCCCATAGTGGACTGGCCAATCCAAAGGCCCTGTGGCACATGCTTATCATGCTGAAACATGTCAGACCTGGTTTCTGTGGGAGGGGATGGCAGCGGTGGCACTCTGATGTCCCCTGAGGGTCAGCTGATTGTGACAACTCAACATTCAATCCACCAACTTCTCTAGCCAAGTGTGCATGTCCACACGTTCAGATGCTGAGCCTGTGAGGTCGAAAAATCTTTTGGGCATGATCAtaaagggagtgagggagtgaaCAGATCAGGTAGAGCAGGGAGGCAGGCCAAACTGGGCTTCCAGATAAGCCAATTAGAGATTTGCTCTAATGCCCAAGGAAGCTGCCTGCAGGCTTTGAGAGATCAGATGTGTGCTTTGGAAAGCCTTACAggacagcatgaggagctgagggaggagccAAAATGATCAATGTGGTCTTGTCTCTGACCACACGGATATCATGGAAAAAGACAGAGGATGAGAAATGGGATGGGCCCAAGACTTCACTCCAGGATCCGTGGAACTTTGTGTCACTCCCCTGCCTACTGCTGACCACGTATCTCTCTCCACCTTACAGGAAGGATGCCTCTGGCCCTCAGAGAGTACGGTGTCCGGTGGAATGCCGGAGGTAAGACCAAGCCCcgcctttcctttcctcctccagtACCTCCTGCTCTCGGTGGCTGGGCCTTGTccctgatcacacacacacacactctctgacTCCAGCCTCCCCGCCCCCAACACACGCACAGTGGCATCCGAAGCCAGCTCTGTTTCCAGAGGCTTCCAGAGTTCACCTGGGGCAATCCCGCCCCGAGCCCACACAGCTCCATCTCTGAATCTGGGGGGCCAGGTCTGAGTCTGCCTCCCTCCCTGAACCCTACTCTGTCCCCTCCAGCCACAGGTCTATGCCCCACCTCGGCCCACTGACCGTCTGGCTGTGCCTACCTTCGTCCAGCGGAGCCGTTTCCAGCCCACCTACCCCTACCTGCAGCACGAGATTGCCCTGCCACCTACCATCTCACTGTCTGACGGGGAAGAGCCCCCACCCTACCAGGGCCCCTGCACCCTCCAGCTACGGGACCCTGAGCAGCAGCTGGAGCTGAACCGAGAGTCTGTGCGTGCCCCCCCCAATCGGACCATCTTCGACAGCGACCTTATGGACAGCTCCATGCTGGGAGGCCCCTGCCCCCCCAGCAGTAACTCGGGCATCAGTGCCACCTGCTACAGCAGTGGCGGGCGCATGGAGGGACCGCCTCCCACCTACAGTGAGGTCATCGGTcactacccagggtcctccttccagCACCAGCAGAGTAACGGGCCGTCCTCACTGCTAGAGGGGACCCGGCTCCACCACCCTCACATTGCCCCCCTTGAGAACaaggaaaaggagaagcagaaaggTCACCCCCTCTAGGAGTGGGGCCTGAGGCACCTGTAGgcaaaactgcaaaaaaaaaaaaaaaaaaaacactccgcACTTcttaagagagaagagagaggaaggtagGGGACACACAGGCCATGTGGCATGTGCCAGCTCTCCTCTCTGTGTATAAATATTTACATGTTCTGTgtggtctgaatgcaaaagctcagaaagcttgcaaaaaaaaaaaaaataccacgtTTCTTTGTTGAGCCGTGTCTTGAAGGcaaaagagaaccctcctccagtcttttttccattgttcttAGTTGAGCTCTGTGCGTGAATGCtacatttcttttgtttatgaTGGTTTCACTTAACTTTAAAGACATATTTGCACAAAACCTTTGTTTAAGATCtgcaatattatatatataaatatatataaaataagagaCACTGTATGTGGGAGAGCAGGAGTATTTTTGTATTAGAAGAggcctattaaaaaaaaaagttgttttctgaactagaagagaaaaaaatggcaaTTTTTTGAGTGCCAACTCCGAAAGTGTGTATTACCttgtaaagaaaaaacaaaaaaacctacaaagCAGGGGTTTAGAGCTATTTATATAAATGTTGAGATTTTGcactattttttaatataatatatcaGTGCTTGTTTGATGGAAACTTCTAGAGAGTGTGTTGAGACTTGAAGGAGCAATGTTGAGTTTCAGTCTGAACAGAGCAGCAGGGGTGTCCCCATAGCTCTCGGAGGGCCCTCGCCCCGGGCAGGGCCACGCGCCTGCGAGTCGGTAGATGCTTCTGTCCAGACAGCCTGTGAACAGTTACACATTCCCTGCCGAAGGGGACCCGTGTGGCCTCGCTGGGCTACAGCTGAGTCAGGACTGCCCCCATAGAGGCACCAGTTCCAGATGCCTTTCCCAATATGAAAATAAACTGTTACCGAAGGaatcttagtttttcttttcttcttcttcttcctctttaaaACAATAACTATGAAGGTTCCGTGGAAGGGGCAAGGTGTGCCCCAAAGCCAAAGCTACTCCGTGCATTTGGTGCCGGGGGGTTACGGTGGCTCGCTTCTTGCAGAAGAGGCTTGGACTGCAGCGTTCCAAGGCTGGGGTATCTTCAGGGCTACACTGGCATGTGGGAAAGGCCTGGAGTGTTAGCCGCTTGACCTCAGACCATCTATTTCCCCTCAATATTGATTTTCACTTCAAGAATCCAATTAACAGTCAACCCAAGATTGAGAGGGTCACATCCAAGTGTTCCCCAAGGAAGCCCTAAAGGGTTAGAAAAGGCTATCACCGACAGCAGCCCGTACCTCGGGCTCTAGAAcaacttccttcctttcttcctggcaTCATTCCCTTCTACCCGGAAACAGTTTTTGTTGTGAGAACCTGTCAGTTTTTGTCATATCTTTGGCTTTTCTTTGCAGGGTTGGGGGTCTCATTTCCCAGAGTATGAGGGGACCCCTAAGGGCCGTTCTGGTCTGTCTTACGTGGATGCAAGAGAAAGGGGGATACATGTGCTGAGATCCCTAGGGTTTAGCaggggtggaggcagaggcacccCTCTCCAGGTGGGCCTGCAGGAATTCATGAAGTGACCCCACCACCCCTTCCCATCCCAGAGGTATTCCTATTTTCTGCAGAAAGCCAACAAGTAAACAAGAGGCAATAACAGGTATACAGCacttttttaaatcacttgaaaAATCTTTTGGAGTTCAGGCTACCACGCCTGTTTATACACATATGTTTTCTTAAATATGGGGCACCCCCCCCCAGCATCCTACTGGGCCCGAGCCTGAACCTCTGCAGACCTGCCCTGCCAGAACATTCTCAGGAGACCTACTTCCCCAGGAGGGGTTGACTGGAATTGGCTCCTCTCTCAAAGTAGATTCTTTAAGAGATCACATAGCGGTATCTTTGTTGTCACTAAGATGTCCCGTGTTTGCCTGTGTGCGTAATATCCGATGCCTTACTGAGGAAGAGATCTCCCTCTGGGCTCAGAGTGGGGGCGCTGCTGAACTGTGTCTCACTCATGGGGCCAGTCCACCAAGGGCTACTACCTGAGCATAACTGTCCTCATCGTTCCCTTCCCCACCGTGCGTGAGTGCTGCTTGGTGAGGTCCCCTACCTTCCCGGTAGCCTTCTTGTGGAACACTGCATGTGGCTGGCTCTCCTAGGAGATCTAGACAAGTAAACCTCATTTGTGGATGTGCCTTCAGCTGAAAAGAAGGCCGAAGTATGCCCACCGTCCTCCGGAGCCAAACTGACTGTCCTTGCTTTTTTTGTATGGGTTGCTGTGGGAGTTTGCCGGGCTTATTTGGCTTAGCACCAGACCTACCCCCTCTGGCAAGAACCCTGAGATGGAGAGTGGGGTCCCTTGGATGTGGCTTGTAGGAGCTTGAAGGGAGGAGCTTGTCAAAGGCAGGGTGCCTCGTGTCCTGAGCAAGCCAACCAATGGTGCCAGGCCTGCACGCCGCTGTCTTCGGGACCCTGAGCTCTTGCCATAACCTAGATGCTGATCCACACTTTATCTCTTCCGTGGCAAGTTAGGCAGGGTCCTGGGCAGCAGCTGGTTGAAGAGGGGCCGGCCTGGTTGGCTTGGGGGAAGGGGTCTGCTgctccatgaggttctgagaagtgGTGGTTCTTGCCTCCCTCTGCCCCGTATCCCCTATCTCAGGTGCTTGCTCCAGAGAGATCATTTCTGCTGCAGAGCTGAAGGCTGTTTAAAAGCATAAGGGCTTTGCAGCACCCAGGGCTGGGAGACAGCTTTGTAGAGCTGGGGTCTGCAGGACTTTGCCTACTGCCAAAGAACCTTCTTTGCAGAAGTCTGTTGTTTTAGCAAAAAAAGTTAAGATGCGACCCCATATCCCATGTAACAGGAAATCAGGACCAGGCAGAAACCAGATCCCTCCTCTGTTCTTGGCCATCCTTACAGCCTGCGTGACTGACTTCCATGCCCTCAGCTTCCAGAACCGTAGAATACTGTAATGAGAAATGTTCTGATCTGTGCTCTAGACTTCAGAGCCGGACCCTAACCCCGAGACGCCACTGCGCCGCAGAGTTTAGTGGGCCACACCTCCTGTGTCACCtgtcacccctcccccaacacaccgCTGCACTGCTGCTTGGCTTCAGGATGCCCCCCTTGCAGCTGTCCCCGCACCTTCTGTTCCTAGGCAACACCTGGGATCTCTCCTCCGTTCCAGGAGCCCGCCACAGTGGGAGATTATGCCCGGGCCTGAAGAAGCTGGTCTTTGTGTATCTATAATATCTGGTGCCAACGATGGCGTACTGAAAAAGCCGCAATACACAATAAATTTTACAGTTCTTTGGAGAGTgaattttctcccttttttttggCTGTGTAGCTCTCCTTCCCTGCCCACTTCCATCCTCTGCAAAAACACAGGACACATGGAGTAAAGATAGAAGCTGTGATAGCTGCTGGGGACCCTAGGAAGTTTTTCCACCTCTCTGTTTCAGTTCATGTGTTAcggggggggggtgtcagagGGTACCCTTGCTCCCATAAGTAGCCCCCGTAAAGGAGGGGTGGTGTTAAAGGAGTTGCCCAAACAGGAATgacttttcttctctcttgggAAATAAATAGTTGCTCATCATTGGCTGAGGAAAGTCGGGTAAGGTCTGTGGAAAGACGCTCTTAGATAGATGAAGGTCTTCAGAAGTCCATCCTGAGACTCCGGCTGTGTGCAACAGGTTTAGTGTTGGCCCCTCACCCCAGGGGAGGGAGAAAGCAAGCTGCTTGCAGGTGAAGCCCAACCACGGGGTTTACTCCAGTGAGGCCCACGGGGTACACTATACCCAGGAGTGCCGGGCACCAAGCCCTCCTGGTCCTCTACCTAAAAGTGAAGCAGAGAGGGGTCCTGTCAACACATGGGTGCCCACCCCTGGGTGCTAGGCCTCAACACAAGGCTCTTGGAAGTTGGGGGTGGggcacccccccaacacacacacatagtaccCAGTACAGAAACCGTTTACTTAATATAGAGTTTTTAAAACCTTCATTCAATAGGTGGATGCCGCAGGAGTGGCTGCCATTTGGCCTCAGCTCGGGGTTACCTAAGCTCATGGGAatgtctctgttctttcagaaCTGTTGCAGCTGCCAGCTGGACCAGGGACACTTGGCTGCCCACCTTCAATGCAAGCTTCCTGGTGGCAGACCCTGAGCATTATAGAGGATTTAAGAGGAGCCTAAAGAGCTTGCCCCCCCCACACCACTCATGGGGAGTGTGGGGGACCACCTGCACCCCCCAGCTTGcccctgggccacaccttctccagGGTCACTCCCACAAACCATCTGTGAAAGTGGCTGATGACAGGTCGCTGGGGCCTGGTGCTCCCACACACAGTAGCCACTCTTATTAGCACCCTATGTTTCTGAGGTTCCTTGTAACCAGGTGCCCTTTGGGCTTCTGGCTCATTCTTAGCGAGCCACAAGTTCATAAGGCAGAGCCAGAATCTAGCCCAGACAAGAACAGCAGTGCTGGCTGTGTGCCTACTCGATGCCCAGCCTCAGACTGAGTGCCCGCAGTACCCGCAGGTGAGGGTCTGACAGTGTGAAAGAAAGGGAAGTGTTTGGGCCTCAAACtatggagaaggaaaaaaaataaccttaaatgttTAATTAACTGTCTGGAAACCCGAGAATCATGTCAGATTCATTAATCGTTCCGTTTAGTTGTCATGAAAATTTCACGACACTTTGCTATAGTCGGAGAGAATTTATATCGGAATGCTCTCACCCACTACGCATTCCCAAGTGTGACGCTTGGCGAGGAGACCATGGCTGGTTCTGACTAAGtgaatttcctgtgtttttaaaatctagggagatggttcagtggtaaagTGTCTGTCCTATAAGCACcgggacccaagttcaaatccccagcatccacatgaaaTTCGACTGTGGCGGCTCATATCTGCAGCTCCCATACTCTAGTGCTGGTGCTGGCAGAACCAGGAGATCTTGGGGCAAGCTGACAAGGCGGTCTGCCAAATCACTGAGCTCCTTGGTCCATGactaaaaataaggtggagaggtATGGAAAAAGGCACCTGACACTCCATCTACACATGTGCCCACCACAGACACAGTAACGTCCACCCAGGAatgcctgtcattccagcactctggaggctggggcaggagattTGCTGCctatctgaggccagcctggaaaagAGTGAGACCCcggctcaaaacaaaacaaaacaaaaacaataaattagTAAAACACAATGCCGAGACTATAAAATTCAAAGTAAGGTGTGGCTTGAGCCCAGGGCGGTTGTCTGGATgtgggaaagatggaagagaaaTTCTGAAACAGGTTGATCAGTGGGGAGGAAGGGGATAAAAACCTCTCCTAGACGCTACAGCTGACCAGTGACTGTCCCCTGGCCCACTTCCTGATGACAGCTAGCCCTAAGTCAAGATAGGCCACCTTTCCCGAACCCCAGCTGGAAAGGCACATGCCTTCTCAGCCCCTTGTATGACTTCCTGAGACATTGTTTCTCTGAGGGTCTGGGTGGGTACCTAGCCttccaacccaacccaaccctgGGCTGGACTCACACACCACTTAGACAAACCAAGTGTCTAAACTGTTTAGCGGATGACTAAGTAGACAAATGAGATGGCTTTGTTACACAGAGGGACAGCTGGGGACAGTGATAAGCAGCCTGTAGCACACGCTCAGCTCTCTGAAGGAACCTCTAGTGCAGCCAGACTTGGGCTAAGAACTGTGAGATCCCACTGTCAAAGGGAAGCTGAGACCATAAAGAGCAGGACTTTTTCAAGGCCCAGGGCCAATAAGTGGACATGCCTGAGTGTATCCGACTGCAGTGGACAGAGGGGGACACTGAGGCCGGCAGTGCTCCGCCTTAAAGGATCCACACCTCCAGGGACTTGAGGAAGCTTGTCTGCCCAGCACACCTGCCATAAGCCATCTTTTTGCTTTGCTCTAGATAGGGAACCATAGACACCTGGTTCCGGTCTCCGTCCAAAGCTAGCTtacacctcccccctccccagagtCTTACATCACAATCCTGGctgtggggaagaaaggagatgggTTTTGCCAACACGATGTGTGGTAAAAATATATCTCTTTTCAAAGAGAGATCACAAAACCTGAAGACTGGAGATCAGTAACATGTAATTATCCCCTGCTTTGGGTGGAGAGTTCTAATAGTTTCCAGAAAAACACAGAGTGTGCTCTCCAGGATAAAAAGAGACGAGCTTGGCGTGCCATCTTGTATCTCTTGGCCCTTCCAAGCCTGGAGGAGaaagtcttccttccttccttccttccttccttccttccttccttccttccttccttcctccccttccttccttccctccctcttcccttcttccctcttcccttccttccttctttccctccttccttccctcctttcctcttcccttccttccttggcCTTGAACATCCTCTGAGGCTCTGAGGATGCAAGGCTGCAGACACAGCTTCATCAGACCCAGTAGAGCATCTGCTAGAAAAAGAGGCTGGGAGGTGCCGGGTGAACTGGCAAGGATGCCTAGGTCTCTGCCAGGATCTGTTGTGATTAGATATTGTTGTGATCTGAAGTAATGCAACCCCAATTTTGTCTGGGTACACAGTGATCCAGAATACAGGCCACCTTTCCCAGCATTCCATGGAGGTCAGAACCATAAAACGAAGTTCTGTCTGGTAGGTTATTTGGTGGGAAGTGTGTGCAGTCTACGAGATGTCTTCTTCAAAGTGGGATGTCTGCTGTGTTTGCTTAGGTTTGCGGCTGCGTTATAACAttcggggaaaaaaaaaccacataaaacaaacaaaaatagctaCTTCATCTTCTACTTCACAGTGCATCACAGAGAGAGTGATGTTAGAACCTGAAGCAGGAACTGTGgaagaatgctgctcactggctcaaGCTCAACCAGCTTCCTCACACAcagcccaggacaaccagcccAGGAGTGCCGCTGCACACAGTGGTCAGGGTCcgctcacatcaatcattaaccatGACGGTCTCTCACAGACGTGTCCACGGCCAATCAGACCCGGGTAATCCCCCAACTGAGACTCCTTCGGGTAGTTCCGTATGCACTTGACAGCTGAAGCTATCTGGGACACTCACCCTTCCTGTGAGAAGGAACGAGCAACCGTTCTGAAACTTAGGGCAAGCCCCAAACCAGAGGCTATAAATGGCAGAGCAGCAGGGTAAGAACCTGGGTGACTACACGGAAGCTAAGGTGCCCGCCGACTGGCGCAACACAAACAGCAGCAGGCACATCCGCGCAGCCCGTCTGCCACGGAGGCTAAAGGTAATCCCAGGGTTGAAAATTAGCTTGGGATTTTTTTAAGCTCTCTTTTTGCCGTTTATCTTAAACAAAGATGAAGAGTACAAGATGATCCAAACTTTTAGAAGAACTCCAGTAGGCATTATGATATAGTCTTGACACTCAAGATGATAGGAGGCTCAAGAATCTGAAGACAGGCTTGGCTACAGAGTGGGaccctgtctctgacattaaaaaaaaaaagaaaaaagaaaaaaaaaatagtgactaGTGAGATGTCCATGGCAGAGTCACAGCATTAAGCTTCTGGCATGGTGGATGCCAGGAAAGCCGGGGCTCGCCTCAACCTAgcttcctctcctgtttccttgtGGGAGAGACACCAAACATGTTTTCTGTTTATGCAAATTGTGTGAGCGCATGTGGGGCGTGGGATAGAAATGCCTTTTCTTGCTTGTTATCTCTGTTTTTTCTACTTAAGGAAAGTGAGGCTTAGATGCCCACAGCAGCAGAGGAGCAGGTCCCAGCCCCAGCCTGCTTTGGAAGGAGGCTGACACCACTCCCAGCCCAGCCTGCTTCCTGagcttccccaccccaccccatgccACTGCGGGCCCCGCTGCTGTGGTTCCCAGGAACATCCCAGAGAAGCACAATGAGGCATGGTGTGGCTTCATGGTGGGGGCCTCAGAGATAGGAAGGGGGTCCCCTCATACTGTCTGCGTGAATGAATCctggatgaacacacacacacacacacacacacacacacacacacacacacgtagccTAAGTCCCCGCTGGGCTGGGCCTGTGCATACCAGGGTTATCAGCATAGGAAGGCCATTATCAAACAAGGGCAGAGCTGAGGGAAGGAGACCTGATGGGACCAAAGCCCAGTGGAGAGCTGACTCCTAAGGTTGGCCAGAAAACCACTTTAGCCAGTGGGTCACAACCTCTACAgggatcaaatgaccctttcacaggagtcgccTAACGCCAttagaaaacacatatatttgcatTACGATTCCTAACAATAGCAAAAGTACAGCTATGAAGTATTAacgaaaataatttcatggttgggggagTGAGTCACCACAACAGGAAGAACCGGGAACAgaattgggaaggttgagaaccactgacctaggcTCTGCCTCCTCTCAAGACAGCTAATgtaaggaagagaaggaagcagaaataAAAGAGGCTGAAGAAAGAGGTGAGGAAGACAGACAGGCATGTTCTGAAGCCCGGCTCTCTAAGTCTGGAGCCACCTTGGCTAGGGTCTTCTTGCCAAGGAAGACCCCCTGGGCAAGAGGCAGTTGATGAGTGAGCACCACCTGGTGGTCAGTCTCCAAATGGTGCCTCTAGGGAACCCGAGTGAtgccccctccatcctccctgctGAAGAGTGTGTTTAAAAGGTGACCTTATTTATTCTGGACAGCAACAGGCAATACAATTTGCTGTTTTCCTTCGCTGGTTTTGCAGGCTCTGggtcctccacccccaccccacccccctggGAAGTCATAAAAGTCACTTGGAAA belongs to Meriones unguiculatus strain TT.TT164.6M chromosome 4, Bangor_MerUng_6.1, whole genome shotgun sequence and includes:
- the Pmepa1 gene encoding protein TMEPAI yields the protein MGVNGTAAAAAAGQPNVSCACNCQRSLFPSMEITELEFVQIVVIVVVMMVMVVMITCLLSHYKLSARSFISRHSQARRRDDGLSSEGCLWPSESTVSGGMPEPQVYAPPRPTDRLAVPTFVQRSRFQPTYPYLQHEIALPPTISLSDGEEPPPYQGPCTLQLRDPEQQLELNRESVRAPPNRTIFDSDLMDSSMLGGPCPPSSNSGISATCYSSGGRMEGPPPTYSEVIGHYPGSSFQHQQSNGPSSLLEGTRLHHPHIAPLENKEKEKQKGHPL